The Fragaria vesca subsp. vesca linkage group LG2, FraVesHawaii_1.0, whole genome shotgun sequence genome includes a window with the following:
- the LOC101307080 gene encoding probable calcium-binding protein CML10-like: MPPRRPRVTTVIENKKVDVPYTKQQIEDIFKSYDQNGDGKLSWDEVKAAFAKLGAFSPYFRAWRGKSRADANEDGFICLQTELDELVNYTLELQYKL, from the coding sequence ATGCCTCCGAGAAGACCCCGAGTCACTACGGTGATTGAGAATAAGAAAGTCGATGTTCCGTACACTAAGCAGCAGATCGAAGATATTTTCAAAAGCTATGACCAGAACGGAGACGGCAAGCTCTCCTGGGACGAGGTGAAGGCAGCGTTCGCTAAACTCGGGGCGTTTTCGCCCTACTTCAGAGCCTGGCGAGGGAAAAGCCGTGCCGATGCCAACGAAGACGGCTTCATCTGTCTTCAGACCGAGCTCGATGAACTTGTCAACTATACTCTGGAACTACAGTATAAACTGTAG